The Micromonas commoda chromosome 16, complete sequence genome has a window encoding:
- a CDS encoding predicted protein, which yields SEFRTWFPGLRRTATEFVNPEEKPRFRILAWPNAGNAEDMYTNDSVVNARLPTSPLLDWCRKNGAEMLAVQLPGRGGRMKESFAESPQAAAKALLPIVASRLVDVPYIVVGHSVGTWLAYEFVRLAQKEGLPAPVNAFLSNFPAPDLPAEERPWTPNRGMSDQKFKDECRAWDVNEAVFGPNMWPTYKTILRKDFELFDRY from the coding sequence TCCGAGTTTCGGACGTGGTTCCCGGGACTGCGACGCACCGCGACCGAGTTCGTGAACCCCGAGGAGAAGCCCCGGTTCAGGATACTCGCCTGGCCCAACGCGGGTAACGCCGAGGACATGTACACCAACGATTCGGTCGTCAACGCGAGGCtgcccacgtcgccgctgctggACTGGTGCCGCAAGAACGGCGCGGAGATGCTCGCCGTGCAGctccccggccgcggcggcaggaTGAAAGAATCCTTCGCGGAGTCGCCGCAGGCAGCGGCAAAAGCTCTGCTCCCGATCGTCGCCagtcgcctcgtcgacgtgccttacatcgtcgtcgggcacAGCGTCGGCACCTGGCTCGCGTACGAGTTCGTGAGGCTGGCGCAGAAAGAGGGTTTGCCCGCGCCAGTCAACGCGTTCCTGTCCAACTTTCCTGCGCCCGACttgccggcggaggagcggcCGTGGACGCCGAACCGGGGAATGAGCGACCAGAAGTTCAAGGACGAGTGCCGCGCGTGGGATGTCAACGAGGCGGTGTTCGGTCCCAACATGTGGCCCACGTACAAGACCATCCTGCGTAAAGATTTCGAGCTGTTCGACAGATAC
- a CDS encoding predicted protein, with product MSGYSLGDTSVKTTLKYGLNPAAKKKGPAGKAKKGPLKPALAAFAEDSDDDDAKDERERANAEIARQQQAARNAQKAAELHKQALEADAAIFDYDGHFDGFQDSRKQKLRAADDERVERKSRYIESLIAKQKEREREQDIIYERRLLKEREKEDHLYGDKEKFVTAAYRKKLEEDRKWLEEEKIADAREAADDVTKKGDLSGFYHNLMSRNAAAGAVADTSRAAPEPSASEEELAKLREKEERERAAEEGARRRAAYERLRELDEKEEAEALRRADPGEPEKRRKPSGPSGGGLEVRRHPAEVEAEERAAAERAKAAEEAAKELEAHTLEEQRKAKADDAKARYLARKAAREASTGGAS from the exons ATGTCGGGATACAGTCTGGGCGACACCAGCGTCAAGACGACGCTCAAGTACGGCctgaaccccgcggcgaagaagaagggacCCGCGGGTAAGGCCAAGAAGGGTCCGCTGaaacccgcgctcgcggcgttcgcggaggattccgacgatgacgacgcgaaggacgagcgcgaacggGCCAACGCGGAGATCGCGAGGCAGCAGCAGGCCGCCAGGAACGCCCAGAAG GCCGCCGAGCTGCACaagcaggcgctcgaggcggacgccgccatctTCGACTACGACGGGCACTTCGACGGCTTCCAGGACTCGCGTAAGCAGAAGCtcagggcggcggacgacgagcgcgtcgagcgaaaGAGCCGGTACATCGAGTCGCTCATCGCCAAGCAAAAGGAGCGAGAGCGCGAGCAGGACATCATCTACGAGCGCCGGTTACTGAAAGAACGCGAGAAGGAGGATCACCTGTACGGGGACAAGGAAAAgttcgtcaccgcggcgtacAGGAAAAAGCTGGAGGAGGATCGCAAgtggctcgaggaggagaagatcgccgacgcgagggaagccgcggacgacgtcaccAAGAAGGGCGACCTCTcag GTTTTTACCACAACCTCAtgtcgaggaacgcggcggcgggcgcggtggcggacacgtcgcgcgccgcgccggagccgagcgccagcgaggaggagctggcgaagttgagggagaaggaggagagggaacgggcggcggaggagggcgcgaggcgccgcgccgcgtacgagcgGCTGCGAGAGCtggacgagaaggaggaggcggaggcgctccggCGGGCGGATCCGGGGGAACCGGAGAAGCGCCGGAAGCCTTCTGGACCTTCTGGAGGGGGACTGGAAGTTCGCAGGCacccggcggaggtggaggcggaggagagggcggcggccgagagggccaaggcggcggaggaggcggcgaaggagctcgaggcgcacacgctcgaggagcaacgaaaggccaaggcggacgacgccaaggcgaggTACTTGGCTCGGaaagccgcgagggaggcttCAACAGGAGGCGCGTCCTGA
- a CDS encoding predicted protein — protein sequence MASLAATHPLATRAGAAASSALRAPRARASRRCALTTRAAAQTPSEIALSRRRTNNVFGPSDGARRGVSVVTEASKGYGFGYGYGYGFKYGHGYGEPELGGKSGAIVAPSSTAPSAPASSSSGTGGLKEWWAKAGKIDKSTIAALGGAALLSYGLISNVFYVSSLLGAMYTSCKVHALSPLVDKAAMQTFVTTYFGLWMIQNFLRPARMGLSVAISPFTDKIVEFFRRYVPGNKKPAAFALTVFCVNVLGTFAYMFGGFFLITWLTGVPLELGSLKSLLAAGKAEVAAKAIA from the exons ATGgcatcgctcgcggcgactcacccgctcgcgacgcgcgcgggcgcggcggcgtcatccgccctccgcgccccgcgcgcccgcgcctcgcgtcgatgcgccctcaccacgcgcgcggcggcacagACACCCTCGGAAATCGCATTGTCCCGACGCAGAACGAACAACGTCTTTGGTCCatccgacggcgcccgccgcggcgtctccgtcgtGACCGAGGCGAGCAAGGGCTACGGCTTCGGCTACGGCTACGGCTACGGGTTCAAGTACGGTCACGGCTACGGCgagcccgagctcggcggcaaGAGCGGCGCTatcgtcgcgccctcgtccaccgccccatccgcgcccgcctcgtcctcgtcgggaaCGGGCGGTCTCAAGGAGTGGTGGGCCAAGGCTGGCAAGATCGACAAGAgcaccatcgccgcgctcgggggcgccgcgctcctctccTACGGCCTCATCTCCAACGTCTTCTACGTCTCCTCGCTCCTCGGAGCCATGTACACCAGCTGCAAGGTGCACGCGCTGTCCCCGctg GTGGACAAAGCCGCGATGCAAACCTTCGTCACCACCTACTTTGGACTGTGGATGATCCAGAACTTTCTCAGGCCCGCGCGCATGGGCCTGAGCGTCGCCATATCCCCGTTCACCGACAAGATCGTCGAGTTTTTCCGCCGGTACGTCCCGGGGAATAAgaagccggcggcgttcgcgctcaCCGTCTTTTGCGTCAACGTGCTCGGCACATTCGCGTACATGTTCGGTGGTTTCTTCCTCATCACGTGGCTCACGGGGGTGCCGCTGGAACTCGGGAGTTTGAAgagcctcctcgcggcgggcaaggcggaggtggcggcgaaggcgatcGCGTAG
- a CDS encoding predicted protein, giving the protein YRQADTNRDGHVDLGEFARQFDIERRNPFLPRLVQLFDLSGDGQMSVFEYVVCLSQFGARRGRGDHIYFAWRLFDVDDDGSLTKDEFVRVLK; this is encoded by the coding sequence TATCGCCAGGCGGACACCAACAGGGACGGGCacgtcgacctcggcgagttcGCGCGCCAGTTCGACATCGAGCGACGCAACCCGTTCCTCCCGAGGCTCGTGCAACTCTTCGACCTCTCGGGCGACGGTCAGATGAGTGTCTTCGAGTACGTCGTCTGCCTGTCGCAGTTTGGCGCCAGgagaggacgcggcgaccacaTATACTTCGCGTGGAGgctcttcgacgtcgacgacgacggctcgctGACCAAGGACGAGTTCGTGCGCGTTCTCAAG
- a CDS encoding predicted protein: protein MRIGLDESADGAVPSLAKCCDALPAGEAVTAVRALPGGRLFVGGARRARVWINELDGRGWEEVGELELDGAVVAANFDAGSSVGRGVHAGSNPNPNPKPEPWGVVTTSAGSAWLVEIATGTARALVQAHPLDVAHASLKTLGHRTCLATTSVDGTVRVWDCAAGAKVLEVHADVSSLSTRATRAVVSPDGTRLCMGCGDGGVAVVAVGAGVGGAAPGVQGPVRHARAHPSGAAVVHASFLRTTEASFESGQGRPVLSRLLTVAADGSISLTDVASCECSQLFPGLSNSSGDSNASGDPVVAAAVSEPAVGSGEILIALARASSLQTVSVTIGTKSELRSTFKPTPRGTYVTSPGMCAWSETNRGVCYYASRATGGRVVQFDAIKGEVIGVIECDAGAGSGGPWCVAVTERKGRDALAVGTARGVEFVSVNGDGVGVSGEVSGRKQRSGTCAMANGARHVAWTDDGADAWVCSGTCAYLVADPFGQLESNR, encoded by the coding sequence ATGCGAATCGGCCTCgacgagagcgccgacggcgcggtacCGAGCCTGGCCAAGTGCTGCGACGCCCTgcccgccggcgaggcggtCACCGCCGTGAGGGCGCTGCCCGGCGGGAGGCtgttcgtcggcggcgcgagacgcgcgagggtttGGATTAACGAACTCGACGGCCGCGGATGGGAGGAggttggcgagctcgagctcgacggcgcggtcgtggcGGCCAACTTTGACGCGGGAAGTTCTGTCGGAAGGGGCGTGCACGCCGGATCcaaccctaaccctaaccctaaacCCGAACCGTGGGGCGTCGTCACGACGTCCGCCGGGAGCGCGTGGCTCGTGGAAATCGCCACCggcacggcgagggcgctggtgCAGGCGCATCCCCTCGAcgtggcgcacgcgtcgttgAAGACGCTGGGCCACCGAACGtgcttggcgacgacgtcggtggACGGCACCGTCCGCGTCTGGGactgcgccgcgggcgccaaggtTCTCGAGGTGCACGCGGACGTCTCATCACTTTCTACCAGAGCCACGCGAGCCGTTGTTTCCCCCGACGGGACGAGGCTCTGCATGGgatgcggcgacggcggcgtcgccgtcgtcgccgtcggcgccggcgtcggcggggcggctCCGGGTGTCCAGGGACCGGTTCGacacgcgcgagcgcaccCCTCGGGCGCAGCGGTGGTGCACGCGTCCTTCCTCCGAACGACCGAAGCTTCCTTTGAATCGGGACAGGGGCGTCCGGTACTTTCTCGTCtgctcaccgtcgccgcggacgggtcGATATCGCTCACCGACGTCGCTTCGTGCGAGTGCAGCCAGCTGTTTCCCGGACTTTCAAACTCTTCTGGCGACTCAAACGCGAGTGGTGACCCggtggtggccgccgccgtctcggaACCCGCCGTCGGCTCCGGGGAAATCTTAATCGCACTCGCCAGGGCGTCTAGTTTACAGACAGTCTCGGTCACGATCGGGACCAAGTCCGAGCTCCGGTCCACGTTCAAGCCGACACCCCGGGGCACGTACGTCACGTCACCGGGGATGTGCGCGTGGTCGGAGACAAACAGAGGCGTGTGCTACTACGCGTCTCGCGCCACGGGCGGGCGGGTGGTCCAGTTCGACGCCATAAAAGGCGAGGTGATCGGAGTGATCGAGTGCGATGCCGGGGCGGGTTCGGGGGGGCCGTGGTGCGTCGCGGTGACGGAGCGGAAAGGGAGGGACGCGTTGGCCGTCggcacggcgcgcggcgtcgagttTGTGTCGGTGAACGGGGACGGAGTCGGAGTCTCCGGCGAAGTTTCCGGCAGAAAACAACGTAGCGGGACGTGCGCGATGGCGAACGGCGCTCGGCACGTGGCGTGGACGGAcgacggggcggacgcgtgggTGTGCAGCGGGACGTGCGCGTACCTGGTCGCCGACCCGTTCGGTCAGCTCGAGAGTAACCGATGA
- a CDS encoding predicted protein encodes MGAEGDAPPALTLTRAIGLTGEFPGAVAWCPDGNTVAYPVNSLVALHDVRTGTQSHLFGHTDRVHLTCFSRDGRVLVTGQRGRHPVVKVWDVANGGVQAATLYAHASGLKSLDVSPCGRAVVAAGTDTSGRQMIAVWDIGRAMRGGFAPMTLRHRTDYHVNCVKFSPFEEDHVVTCGKNSIRTYRLRKGQLRGCSVDLGDLKLSKLAPKSTQFNRRDDFELNDFTSLAFEIGYGVSDLNQKKVFCATVTGAVVQVNYGRRQLERVFQLHDDKINDLRVCEGFAVTASDDGFLRVWPVDFSDFFL; translated from the coding sequence atgggtgccgagggtgacgCGCCACCCGCTTTAACGCTGACGCGGGCAATCGGCCTCACCGGAGAGTTtccgggcgccgtcgcgtggtGCCCGGATGGCAACACGGTGGCGTATCCGGTCAACTCTCTCGTCGCGTTGCACGACGTGCGAACCGGCACGCAATCGCACTTGTTCGGCCACACCGACAGGGTCCACCTGACGTGCTTCTCCAGGGACGGGCGCGTGCTCGTCACCGGGCAGCGGGGACGGCATCCGGTGGTCAAAGTTTGGGACGTCGCAAACGGGGGCGTtcaggcggcgacgctgtacgcgcacgcgtcgggtCTCAAATCCCTCGACGTGTCCCCGtgcgggcgcgcggtggtcgccgcggggacggacACGAGCGGTCGGCAGATGATCGCCGTGTGGGACATCGGGCGAGCGATGCGCGGGGGGTTCGCGCCGATGACGTTACGGCACCGCACCGACTACCACGTCAACTGCGTCAAGTTTTCGCCCTTCGAGGAGGACCACGTGGTGACGTGCGGCAAGAACTCCATTCGCACGTACAGGCTGCGCAAGGGCCAACTCCGCGGGTGCAGCGTGGACCTCGGGGACCTCAAGCTGTCGAAGCTGGCGCCCAAGTCGACGCAGTTCAACCGCAGGGACGACTTCGAGTTGAACGACTTTACGTCGCTGGCGTTTGAAATCGGGTACGGCGTGTCGGATCTCAACCAGAAGAAAGTCTTTTGCGCCACCGTCACGGGCGCCGTGGTTCAGGTCAACTACGGCAGAAggcagctcgagcgcgtgttCCAGCTGCACGACGACAAGATCAACGACCTGCGAGTCTGCGAGGGTttcgccgtcaccgcgtcggaCGACGGGTTCCTTCGCGTGTGGCCCGTCGATTTCTCCGATTTTTTCCTTGA
- a CDS encoding predicted protein: protein MLQAAHHPNVQHLMAEERMKPLKCPSPVTVAAAHIAAKHGVVVKMRGTMGSPGGQAPGDSEASGGENDATFFVFEDDKENVDPKTGVSARLSSGAGSRSDEFEVAFGVPRDPARVAEAAVGAPSRQPLADVTARYVTPTARLSVGKAVIKADEQGLSNRVRVIRATDENAAPNGERESAKPGLSTIGLKRPEGPGLDPAKRRRVLRFVIR from the exons ATGCTTCAGGCGGCGCATCACCCGAACGTGCAGCACCTCATGGCTGAGGAGAGGATGAAGCCGCTGAAGTGTCCCTCCCcggtcaccgtcgcggccgcgcacatcgccgcgaagcACGGGGTGGTGGTCAAGATGCGCGGAACGATGGGAAGCCCAGGGGGACAGGCGCCCGGTGATTCCGAGGCTTCTGGGGGTGAaaacgacgcgacgttctTCGTCTTCGAGGACGACAAGGAAAATGTCGATCCGAAGACCGGCGTGAGCGCCAGGCTGAGCTCCGGGGCGGGCTCGCGGAGCG ACGAGTTTGAGGTCGCGTTCGGGGTTCCCAGGGACcccgcgagggtcgccgaggcggcggtcggggctCCGAGCCGCCagcccctcgccgacgtgacCGCCAGATACGTAACCCCGACG GCACGTCTCTCAGTGGGAAAGGCCGTGATCAAGGCTGACGAACAG GGTTTGTCCaatcgcgtccgcgtgatCAGGGCGACGGACGAGAACGCCGCTCCGAATGGCGAACGAG AGAGCGCGAAACCCGGTTTGAGCACGATCGGTTTGAAGCGACCCGAGGGGCCCGGCCTGGACCCGGCCAAGAGGCGCAGGGTGCTCCGATTCGTGATCAGGTGA
- a CDS encoding predicted protein yields MASEPAFNEIVHRFCNYVRMDPRFARRPFLDVGVHVIRIKSDESVPDMRGQVVPEGMHQDGFDYVALGCLGSVNVKKDWRTYVFAGGPDGSKPDVETEEPFFSHHLGPGSMIFLDDAKCWHDADDLHQADASKPGWIDLIVVTLAAEGNMQEKGAGMSVQYLSR; encoded by the coding sequence ATGGCGTCGGAGCCGGCGTTTAACGAAATCGTCCACCGCTTTTGCAACTACGTTCGCATGGATCCGCGGTTCGCCCGAAGGCCGTTCCTGGACGTCGGCGTGCACGTCATACGCATCAAATCTGACGAGTCCGTCCCGGACATGCGCGGTCAGGTGGTGCCCGAGGGTATGCACCAGGACGGGTTCGACTACGTTGCGCTGGGGTGCCTCGGCTCGGTCAACGTGAAGAAGGACTGGAGGACGTACGTGTTCGCCGGTGGACCGGACGGGAGCAAGCCGGACGTGGAGACGGAGGAGCCATTCTTCAGCCACCACCTCGGACCGGGGTCGATGAtcttcctcgacgacgccaagtgctggcacgacgccgacgaccttcACCAGGCGGACGCGTCAAAGCCGGGGTGGATTGATCTTatcgtcgtcaccctcgcggcggagggcaaCATGCaggagaagggcgcggggATGTCGGTCCAGTACCTGTCGAGGTGA
- a CDS encoding predicted protein, giving the protein MNERYFSLYAKGKTPPGSSTPAAEARDAGDDAPPHRKWNHLPLDSIRAEFPALTDANHDGWAFMENAGGSQVPRRVADAVHHYMCNNYVQLGAGYPHSDRADATVHRAHQLVKTFAGVRPCSAGGAGGEVILGSSSTQLLATLASCFDVLHSVGDEIVVQRAGHEANIGPWVNLSKRSGAKLSWWYPGPNGGAGEIADLEQILTKDTKIVALCHVSNLLGEIIDLPRIVTVIRSRAARDCQIIVDGVAFAPHRPIEVDKWGVDWYAFSPYKVYGPHVGALFGSAKALELVTGPNHYFIDPKQVPYKFELGGCSHEACAGLVAMGGYLRSLDRAPHDLNIAGDLDPTRAECVAACEYMTRLEQTPQTVLAGYLSRMHERGFVRVIGPLTDDPNVRVPTFSFVPTTGGVTVASVVAAAHASKIAIRSGNMYGVRLLEDLNIDPEVGVVRVSLVHYNTEEEVAALITALNEVLLG; this is encoded by the exons aTGAACGAGAGATACTTTTCGCTGTACGCCAAGGGCAAGACCCCGCCCGGTTCGTCCACGccggccgcggaggcgcgcgacgccggggacgacgcgccgccgcatcgcAAGTGGAACCACCTCCCTCTCGACTCGATCCGAGCCGAGTTTCCCGCGCTGACCGACGCCAACCACGACGGGTGGGCGTTCATGGAAAACGCGGGCGGATCTCAGGTGCCGAGACgcgtggcggacgccgtgCACCACTACATGTGCAACAACTACGTTCAACTCGGCGCGGGGTACCCTCACAGCGACAGGGCGGACGCTACCGTGCACAGGGCGCACCAGCTCGTGAAGACGTTCGCCGGGGTGCGGCCGTgctccgcggggggcgccggcggagaaGTCATCCTGggcagctcgtcgacgcagctgctcgccacgctcgcgtcgtgctTCGACGTGCTCCACTCGGTAGGGGACGAGATCGTGGTGCAGCGCGCGGGCCACGAGGCCAACATCGGGCCGTGGGTCAACCTCTCGAAACGGTCGGGGGCCAAGCTGAGCTGGTGGTATCCGGGcccgaacggcggcgccggcgaaaTCGCCGATTTGGAACAGATCCTCACCAAGGACACCAAGATCGTCGCGCTGTGCCACGTGTCCAACTTATTGGGCGAGATCATCGACTTGCCACGCATCGTGACGGTGATTCGAtcccgggcggcgagggactgCCAGatcatcgtcgacggcgtcgcgttcgcgccgcacCGACCGATCGAGGTGGACAAATGGGGCGTGGACTGGTACGCCTTCTCGCCTTACAAGGTGTACGGACCCCACGTCGGGGCGCTGTTCGGCAGCGCCAAGGCGTTGGAGCTCGTCACCGGACCGAACCACTATTTCATCGACCCGAAGCAGGTGCCCTACAAgttcgagctcggcgggtgTTCGCacgaggcgtgcgcgggtTTGGTGGCCATGGGCGGGTACCTCCgcag CCTCGACAGGGCACCTCACGACCTCAACATCGCCGGGGATCtcgacccgacgcgcgcggagtgcgtcgcggcgtgcgaaTATATGACGAGGCTGGAACAGACGCCGCAGACGGTTCTCGCCGGTTATTTATCTCGCATGCACGAGCGGGGTTTCGTTCGCGTCATCGGGCCCCTCACCGACGACCCGAACGTGAGGGTGCCCACGTTTTCGTTCGTGCCCACGACGGGGGGCGTGACCGTCGCGTCagtggtcgccgcggcgcacgcgtctaAGATTGCCATACGTTCGGGGAACATGTACGGGGTGAGGCTGCTCGAGGATCTGAACATCGACCCCGAGGTTGGCGTGGTGCGGGTGTCCTTGGTGCATTACaacaccgaggaggaggtcgcggcgctgatcACCGCGCTTAACGAGGTTCTGCTCGGATGA